The proteins below are encoded in one region of uncultured Eubacteriales bacterium:
- a CDS encoding conserved hypothetical protein (Evidence 4 : Homologs of previously reported genes of unknown function): protein MNGNYLDQLSQVCGVEEHRLVGGRGDGMRLFEVRNGLGLEFTVSADRCADLSRLSFHGRNCGFFSASGYVHPAYYDGVGKGSEKSFTGGFLATCGLSNVGAPCVDDKEALPLHGAVGNLPAEHIFWDMDEENITIKAVVPHGGFFADKLVLTRTISCSRTENTLLLSDKVKNVGDRTVPLMLLYHINLGYPLLSERARLYIPSAQVTPRDPRAAEGMDTWSKVEPPQAGFKEQCYFHRFEDKGVAGLYNPELGQGLMIRFDPEELPYFTQWKMMGRSEYVMGLEPGNCYPGGRLEERRQGRLQTIAPGEERRFTLCFELFTGASAF from the coding sequence ATGAACGGGAACTATTTGGATCAGCTCTCCCAGGTCTGCGGCGTGGAGGAGCATCGGCTGGTGGGCGGACGGGGCGATGGCATGCGCCTTTTTGAGGTGCGCAACGGTCTGGGCCTGGAATTCACCGTATCTGCCGACCGGTGCGCCGATCTCTCGCGACTCTCCTTTCACGGCCGCAACTGCGGCTTTTTCTCTGCTAGCGGCTATGTCCACCCAGCGTACTACGACGGTGTGGGCAAAGGCTCGGAAAAGAGCTTTACCGGCGGGTTTCTCGCCACCTGCGGACTCAGCAACGTAGGTGCGCCTTGCGTGGATGATAAGGAAGCCCTCCCTCTCCATGGCGCTGTCGGAAATCTGCCTGCCGAGCACATTTTTTGGGACATGGACGAGGAAAACATTACAATCAAAGCCGTTGTCCCGCATGGAGGGTTCTTTGCAGACAAGCTGGTGCTGACACGGACCATATCCTGCTCCCGAACCGAGAATACTCTCCTACTCTCGGATAAAGTAAAAAATGTGGGAGACCGTACGGTCCCCCTAATGCTCCTCTACCATATCAATCTGGGCTACCCCCTGCTCTCAGAACGCGCAAGACTCTATATTCCCTCCGCGCAAGTGACGCCCCGGGATCCTCGCGCCGCCGAGGGTATGGATACCTGGAGCAAGGTGGAACCACCCCAGGCGGGGTTTAAGGAGCAATGCTATTTCCACCGTTTTGAAGATAAGGGGGTCGCCGGGCTCTACAACCCGGAGCTAGGCCAGGGCCTTATGATTCGTTTCGACCCCGAGGAGCTCCCCTACTTTACCCAGTGGAAGATGATGGGGCGGAGCGAATACGTCATGGGGCTGGAGCCCGGCAACTGCTACCCTGGCGGTCGTCTTGAGGAGCGCCGCCAAGGGCGGCTCCAGACGATTGCCCCCGGTGAGGAGCGCCGCTTTACCCTTTGCTTTGAGCTATTCACAGGGGCCTCTGCATTCTGA
- a CDS encoding Putative alpha-1,2-mannosidase (modular protein) (Evidence 3 : Function proposed based on presence of conserved amino acid motif, structural feature or limited homology), with product MKRILSMVLCVTMALSLLPASALAAGPAETPGKSLADYPDLLFGVGSATSAGPTLPGGSIHPSPETKSKDNGGYSRNSPIVGFGQLYAQGTGGTKSYGNFLLAPMLGGNIELNDSNRAVQAKAGTETAKCYEYSVELENGIKAAVTPTHNAAIYSFEFPAGEDASFLLDAARKQDKSNAMKKGSVTVDPETHTISGGGTFSGNWNPANWNMYFALEFDTDFTEIGVFEDSTLTTYTEKTTVSIDSEKRLGAYVKFAQPATEAEPEPLTVKVKLAISFESEEKAKEFLDEQIPAYDYDAVRDEAKSVWEDRLDAIEIETSDEALLRQFYTALYHTNVEPRDRVSDHGDWDDFYTIWDSWKTAFPLKTFFYPEQVGSIIASFIDRAERNETIIMSDAFIQGQEFVCGQGGNDIENIIADACLKDIPLPEGYDWERAYNAVIKSAERMRTPEYVMKGYAVEGQRKTVSGASYSSRLHAGSATQGFAINDFAVAQMAKKLGKTEDYEFYLNRSMNWRNAWNPNVESDGFYGFPQNPNSDGTFAAGYNPKKPSYNTNFYEATGWDSCFTNRNDMPGLIEAMGGRQKFIERLQWACDHSINYGNDDGGAEGYLNFTNEPSMHIPWLFCTDEVKRPDLAAETINRILTERFLKDGINDYPGDEDGGAMSSYLIFMLSGFFPYSPTNDYYLHGARLPRITFRLGNGKSFVITGENTGENNIYVQSATWQGQDFNECKLTYGQIMEGGELHFVMGSEPSRWARMEDNTPPTDVTGLTYDAESAVGGKTVLTWNASADEGEGVARYDVYRSDKIVFECNEETFVGSVTQTTFEEMPEVPTRYWYRVVAVDGAENRANAAEVCVSLSYDSEPPEQVTGLRVDGALLDNGIVKLSWTESHDNVGVTSYNVYRSNHVDFTISSDTLLTAVQSPAITDFLSAAGTYYYRVTARDAYGNISEPSDCVAAEVAGGLPDDMEATPGVNQAKGKTAKVNGQTNIDKEGADKAVDGSISTKWCVKSTGSNGGTGEVAAGTPLNNPHWLEIDLVKPTLLNRWVVTHAGGGSPAEGKGYNTQEFKLQYWNGTAWADADVVTGNKDNVTDRTFSTVITTKVRMEITRAVQDNCTENNKVQTARIYEVELYSPKLESEYDGSLMELSGVKLAVNSQAADAEGPAKACDGDENTKWSARFQMADKTVEAPEGAEAFADGVSWMSIDLGEVCVVDRLTYLGGGKEKPEFRTKELYLQTSADGVNWTYTKEGAWKDGDEQVPTKLEYSFQESITSRYFRLVLPVRGVSDGERGNTNARVFEFHLFGEKLVNENKITIAPADGANVRTSKTNAAPGDKIDVDVEYTRADREFVKLLVTGESGTPVPVAQYGEMLKFNFTMPNEPVKIKAYSRFVVDADREALQVALYALKDGEITVAADADTDEIEREVRAYVARLLAGAPGAEGVTAEIEETETFGTFKVTLEKNGIMVVKDLAMTLSGYRYKISGMSDVPGVTVPYGTAKEELGLPERVKVTFREGGEKEVAVSWECAEFIKDRAGAYRFIGTIASGEDYANPEELTASCEVTVSHAPSYSTGDTTTRTEKNPDGSTTKTVKNKTTGTVTETTTYPDGTQIVATTPKGGESSIKVAVPKGKDSVTITIPTGEILTSGTVAVIVNVDGSEEVVKTSVATSWGLRITLAEGATLKLVDNSKDFTDVAEHNWAYDAVQFTASRELFNGTGADSFSPTGDMTRAMLVTVLARLDGQDTAAGETWYSRAIAWGVENGITDGANAEMSITRESLVVMLYRYAKAEPANGAALHEFPDADKVSGWATEAVNWAVANGILTGNGAGELNPGGNASRAEVATILQRFISL from the coding sequence ATGAAACGAATTCTCAGCATGGTACTATGCGTCACCATGGCCCTGTCCCTGCTCCCGGCCTCCGCGCTTGCGGCGGGCCCGGCGGAAACGCCGGGGAAGAGCCTTGCGGACTATCCAGACCTATTGTTCGGCGTGGGCAGCGCCACCTCGGCGGGTCCGACCCTTCCCGGCGGGTCCATCCACCCCAGCCCCGAGACAAAGAGCAAGGACAACGGCGGATACAGCCGGAATTCGCCCATCGTCGGCTTTGGGCAGCTCTACGCCCAGGGTACAGGCGGGACAAAGAGCTATGGAAACTTCCTCCTTGCACCCATGCTGGGGGGAAATATCGAACTTAACGACAGCAATCGCGCCGTGCAGGCAAAGGCGGGAACCGAGACCGCCAAGTGTTATGAGTACTCCGTGGAGCTGGAGAACGGCATCAAGGCGGCGGTGACCCCCACGCACAACGCCGCTATCTACTCTTTTGAGTTTCCGGCGGGCGAGGACGCCTCTTTCCTGCTGGACGCCGCCCGGAAACAGGATAAATCGAATGCGATGAAAAAGGGCAGCGTGACGGTGGACCCGGAGACCCACACCATCAGCGGCGGTGGCACCTTCAGCGGAAACTGGAACCCGGCGAACTGGAATATGTATTTTGCCCTCGAGTTTGATACCGACTTTACGGAGATCGGTGTCTTTGAGGACAGTACATTGACGACCTATACCGAGAAGACCACGGTATCCATAGACTCGGAAAAACGGCTGGGAGCCTATGTGAAATTCGCCCAGCCTGCCACGGAGGCGGAGCCGGAACCCCTGACGGTAAAAGTAAAGCTCGCCATCTCCTTTGAGAGTGAGGAGAAGGCAAAGGAGTTCCTGGATGAGCAGATCCCGGCCTATGATTACGATGCGGTTCGCGACGAGGCCAAGTCTGTCTGGGAGGACCGGCTCGACGCCATTGAGATCGAGACCAGCGACGAGGCGCTGCTGCGGCAGTTCTACACCGCCCTCTATCACACCAATGTGGAGCCCCGTGACCGGGTGTCGGACCACGGGGACTGGGACGACTTCTACACCATCTGGGACTCCTGGAAAACGGCCTTCCCGCTGAAGACGTTCTTCTATCCCGAGCAGGTGGGGTCCATTATCGCCTCGTTTATCGACCGCGCGGAGCGCAATGAAACCATCATCATGTCCGACGCCTTTATCCAGGGTCAGGAGTTCGTCTGCGGACAGGGCGGAAATGACATTGAGAACATCATCGCCGACGCCTGCCTCAAGGATATCCCTTTGCCAGAGGGATATGATTGGGAGAGAGCCTATAACGCGGTCATTAAGAGTGCCGAGCGGATGCGAACACCCGAGTATGTCATGAAGGGATACGCGGTGGAGGGACAGCGTAAGACGGTCAGCGGAGCAAGCTACTCCTCCAGGCTGCACGCCGGTTCCGCCACTCAGGGTTTCGCCATCAACGATTTCGCGGTGGCGCAGATGGCTAAGAAACTGGGCAAGACAGAGGATTATGAGTTCTATCTCAATCGCTCCATGAACTGGAGAAACGCGTGGAACCCGAACGTGGAGAGCGATGGCTTCTACGGCTTCCCCCAGAACCCCAACAGCGACGGCACGTTCGCCGCAGGCTACAATCCCAAGAAGCCCAGCTACAACACCAATTTCTATGAGGCCACCGGCTGGGACTCCTGCTTTACCAACCGCAACGACATGCCCGGCCTGATTGAGGCTATGGGCGGACGGCAGAAATTTATCGAGCGCCTGCAGTGGGCCTGCGACCACAGCATAAACTATGGCAATGATGACGGCGGTGCGGAGGGCTATCTTAACTTTACCAACGAGCCGTCCATGCACATCCCCTGGCTTTTCTGTACCGACGAGGTCAAGCGGCCCGACCTAGCCGCCGAGACCATCAATCGAATCCTCACAGAGCGCTTCCTCAAGGACGGCATCAACGACTACCCCGGCGACGAGGACGGCGGCGCTATGTCCTCCTACCTCATCTTCATGCTGAGCGGCTTCTTCCCCTACTCCCCAACGAACGACTACTATCTCCACGGGGCGCGGCTGCCCCGCATTACCTTCCGCCTCGGGAACGGGAAGAGCTTTGTCATCACCGGCGAGAATACCGGCGAGAACAATATCTACGTCCAGTCCGCCACCTGGCAGGGGCAGGATTTCAACGAGTGCAAGCTGACCTATGGGCAGATCATGGAGGGCGGTGAACTGCACTTTGTGATGGGCAGCGAGCCCAGCCGCTGGGCGAGAATGGAGGATAACACTCCGCCCACGGACGTGACCGGCCTTACCTACGACGCGGAGAGCGCCGTGGGGGGAAAGACGGTACTGACCTGGAACGCCTCCGCGGACGAGGGCGAGGGCGTCGCCCGCTATGACGTCTACCGCAGCGACAAAATCGTCTTTGAGTGTAACGAAGAGACTTTCGTGGGTTCGGTGACTCAGACGACCTTTGAAGAGATGCCGGAAGTACCTACCCGCTACTGGTACCGCGTGGTGGCTGTGGACGGTGCCGAAAACAGAGCGAATGCCGCCGAGGTGTGCGTCAGCCTAAGCTATGACAGCGAGCCGCCCGAGCAGGTGACCGGGCTCCGGGTCGACGGTGCACTGCTGGATAACGGCATTGTCAAGCTGAGCTGGACGGAGTCCCACGACAATGTGGGCGTTACATCCTACAACGTATACCGGAGCAATCATGTAGACTTTACCATCAGCAGCGATACGCTGCTGACGGCGGTGCAGTCTCCGGCTATTACGGACTTCCTCTCCGCGGCCGGAACCTACTATTACCGCGTCACCGCCCGGGACGCCTACGGCAATATTTCCGAACCGTCGGACTGCGTGGCCGCTGAGGTCGCAGGCGGGCTTCCCGACGATATGGAGGCCACACCCGGCGTCAACCAAGCCAAGGGCAAAACGGCGAAGGTAAACGGCCAGACAAACATTGATAAGGAAGGAGCCGACAAGGCAGTAGACGGCAGCATCAGCACAAAATGGTGTGTCAAGAGTACCGGGAGCAACGGGGGCACCGGGGAGGTCGCCGCCGGGACGCCGCTGAACAATCCGCATTGGCTGGAAATCGACCTGGTAAAGCCCACCCTATTGAACCGCTGGGTCGTTACCCACGCGGGAGGAGGCTCTCCTGCGGAGGGTAAGGGCTACAACACGCAGGAGTTTAAACTGCAGTATTGGAACGGCACAGCCTGGGCCGACGCCGACGTGGTGACCGGGAACAAGGACAACGTGACCGACCGGACCTTCTCCACTGTGATAACGACCAAGGTGCGCATGGAGATCACCAGGGCGGTACAGGATAACTGCACAGAGAACAATAAGGTTCAGACTGCCCGCATCTATGAGGTAGAGCTGTATTCCCCCAAGCTGGAGAGCGAGTACGACGGCTCTCTGATGGAGCTGAGCGGCGTGAAACTGGCGGTCAACAGCCAGGCCGCCGACGCTGAGGGTCCCGCAAAGGCTTGTGACGGCGATGAGAACACCAAGTGGAGCGCCAGGTTCCAGATGGCCGACAAGACGGTGGAAGCGCCCGAGGGCGCCGAGGCCTTTGCCGATGGCGTGTCCTGGATGAGTATCGATCTGGGTGAGGTGTGCGTGGTCGACAGACTGACCTATCTTGGCGGCGGAAAGGAAAAGCCCGAGTTCCGCACCAAGGAGCTGTATCTGCAGACGAGTGCGGACGGAGTGAACTGGACTTACACCAAGGAGGGTGCCTGGAAGGATGGGGACGAGCAGGTACCCACAAAACTGGAGTATTCGTTCCAGGAGTCCATCACGTCGCGATATTTCCGTCTGGTGCTCCCGGTCAGAGGCGTCAGCGACGGGGAGCGGGGCAACACGAACGCCCGGGTATTTGAGTTCCACCTCTTCGGCGAAAAGCTGGTCAATGAGAACAAGATCACCATCGCACCCGCCGACGGTGCGAACGTACGGACGTCTAAGACGAACGCAGCCCCTGGTGACAAGATTGACGTCGACGTGGAGTATACCAGAGCGGACAGGGAATTCGTAAAGCTGCTGGTGACAGGCGAGAGCGGAACGCCGGTACCTGTCGCACAGTACGGCGAAATGCTCAAGTTCAACTTTACCATGCCCAATGAGCCCGTAAAGATCAAGGCCTATTCGCGGTTCGTCGTCGACGCCGACCGGGAAGCCCTTCAGGTGGCGCTGTACGCGCTCAAGGATGGCGAAATCACCGTCGCCGCTGACGCGGACACCGATGAGATCGAGCGTGAGGTACGGGCCTATGTGGCCCGGCTCCTCGCTGGAGCGCCCGGTGCCGAAGGCGTAACCGCCGAAATCGAAGAGACGGAGACCTTCGGGACGTTCAAGGTCACGCTGGAGAAGAACGGTATCATGGTCGTCAAGGACCTCGCCATGACGCTCAGCGGCTACCGGTACAAAATCAGCGGCATGTCGGACGTGCCCGGCGTGACCGTTCCTTACGGTACTGCGAAGGAGGAGCTGGGCCTGCCCGAGCGGGTGAAGGTCACCTTCCGCGAGGGCGGAGAGAAGGAAGTCGCCGTCAGCTGGGAATGCGCGGAGTTCATCAAGGACCGCGCGGGTGCCTATCGCTTTATTGGCACGATTGCCTCCGGGGAGGACTACGCGAACCCGGAGGAACTGACCGCCTCCTGTGAGGTGACGGTCAGCCACGCACCCAGCTATAGCACCGGAGATACAACGACAAGGACCGAGAAAAATCCGGACGGGAGCACCACCAAGACCGTCAAAAACAAGACCACCGGGACGGTGACCGAGACCACCACCTACCCCGACGGCACGCAGATCGTGGCCACCACGCCCAAGGGCGGGGAGAGCTCCATTAAGGTCGCGGTTCCCAAGGGCAAGGATAGCGTCACCATCACCATTCCCACGGGGGAGATACTGACCTCCGGCACCGTGGCGGTCATAGTGAATGTGGACGGCTCGGAGGAAGTAGTAAAGACCTCCGTCGCCACCAGCTGGGGATTGCGCATCACCCTTGCAGAGGGGGCCACTCTCAAGCTGGTGGACAACAGCAAGGACTTTACCGACGTAGCGGAGCACAACTGGGCCTATGATGCGGTGCAGTTCACCGCGAGCCGCGAGCTCTTCAACGGTACCGGAGCGGACAGCTTTAGTCCCACCGGCGATATGACCCGCGCCATGCTGGTCACCGTCCTGGCCCGTCTGGACGGGCAGGATACCGCCGCCGGCGAGACGTGGTACTCGAGAGCCATAGCCTGGGGCGTGGAGAACGGCATTACCGACGGCGCCAACGCCGAGATGAGCATCACCCGCGAGAGTCTGGTGGTCATGCTGTACCGCTACGCCAAGGCGGAGCCCGCCAACGGCGCGGCGCTCCATGAATTCCCTGATGCCGACAAGGTGTCCGGCTGGGCGACCGAAGCCGTGAACTGGGCGGTGGCAAACGGCATCCTTACCGGCAACGGAGCAGGCGAGCTCAATCCCGGCGGCAATGCCAGCCGCGCCGAGGTCGCCACGATCCTCCAAAGATTTATTTCGCTATAA
- a CDS encoding putative ribose/galactose/methyl galactoside import ATP-binding protein (Evidence 3 : Function proposed based on presence of conserved amino acid motif, structural feature or limited homology), producing MSETIVLMQNICKSFPGVMALDHVNFELRSGEVMALLGENGAGKSTLMKILSGVYTSDEGTVEIFGHPCGNLTPRQAQSMGVAIIHQELNMCRHLSVAENMFLGREVCKGGVLSNAQMEAEAERVLNELKIDISPSQVVGDLPVSKQQMVEIAKALSTDAKVLIMDEPTSALTSKEIDDLFRIIRQLKERGCGIVYISHRLEELQHIVDRVTIMRDGQYVASMSFADTDLDEIIANMVGREIKEKFPRVSCEKGKKIFEVQHLNAGRMVRDVSFSLYEGEIVGFAGLMGAGRTETTRALFGVDPKEGGTILLDGSEVVIRRPVDAIKAGIVLAPEDRKKDGLCTKLSVRQNISLPNLDLVCNKLGVVSSGKEDAMCAKAVSNLKIKTPNLEIDANNLSGGNQQKVVVGKWLARNSRVVIFDEPTRGIDVAAKVEIYNLMNELKQQGIAVMFVSSEMPEIMGIADRIVVMCDGRVTGELMSAEATQEKILTLATQFENKFAAVG from the coding sequence ATGAGTGAGACGATCGTATTGATGCAGAATATCTGCAAGAGCTTTCCCGGTGTCATGGCACTGGATCACGTCAATTTTGAGCTGCGCTCGGGCGAGGTTATGGCTCTGCTGGGGGAGAACGGTGCGGGCAAGTCCACACTGATGAAGATATTGAGCGGCGTCTATACCAGTGATGAGGGTACGGTGGAGATATTCGGACACCCGTGCGGAAATCTGACGCCCAGACAGGCGCAGAGCATGGGCGTGGCCATCATCCATCAGGAGCTCAACATGTGCCGGCATTTGTCGGTGGCCGAGAACATGTTCCTGGGTCGCGAGGTCTGCAAAGGCGGCGTCCTGTCCAACGCACAGATGGAGGCCGAGGCAGAGCGGGTGCTCAATGAGCTGAAGATCGACATCTCGCCCAGTCAAGTGGTGGGTGATCTGCCGGTCAGCAAGCAGCAGATGGTAGAGATCGCCAAGGCCCTCTCCACCGACGCCAAGGTTCTTATTATGGATGAGCCCACCTCAGCGCTTACGAGCAAGGAGATTGACGACCTGTTCCGCATTATCCGTCAGCTCAAGGAGCGCGGCTGCGGCATCGTGTATATTTCCCACCGCCTGGAAGAGCTCCAGCATATCGTTGACCGGGTCACCATCATGCGGGACGGCCAGTACGTCGCCAGCATGAGCTTCGCCGATACCGATCTGGACGAGATCATTGCCAACATGGTGGGTCGCGAGATCAAGGAAAAATTCCCCCGGGTCTCCTGTGAGAAAGGAAAAAAGATTTTCGAGGTCCAGCATCTCAACGCCGGACGAATGGTGCGCGACGTTAGTTTCTCTCTCTATGAGGGTGAGATCGTAGGCTTTGCGGGGTTGATGGGCGCAGGTCGAACCGAGACCACCCGGGCCCTCTTCGGAGTAGACCCCAAGGAGGGAGGCACGATCCTCCTGGACGGGAGTGAGGTTGTCATTCGCCGCCCGGTGGACGCCATCAAGGCAGGCATCGTTCTGGCTCCCGAGGACCGGAAGAAGGATGGTCTATGCACCAAGCTGAGTGTTCGCCAGAACATTTCCCTCCCCAACCTGGACCTCGTCTGCAACAAGCTGGGCGTCGTCAGCAGCGGTAAAGAGGACGCGATGTGCGCCAAAGCGGTGTCGAACCTGAAAATCAAAACACCCAACCTGGAGATCGACGCCAATAACCTCTCCGGCGGCAACCAGCAGAAGGTCGTTGTAGGTAAGTGGCTGGCCCGAAACTCCCGGGTCGTCATCTTCGACGAGCCCACCCGCGGCATCGATGTGGCTGCCAAGGTAGAGATATATAACCTCATGAACGAGCTGAAACAGCAGGGCATCGCCGTCATGTTCGTCTCCTCTGAGATGCCTGAGATTATGGGAATCGCGGACCGCATCGTCGTCATGTGCGATGGGCGGGTCACCGGCGAACTGATGAGTGCCGAGGCCACCCAGGAGAAGATATTGACCCTGGCCACCCAGTTCGAGAACAAGTTCGCCGCCGTCGGTTAA
- a CDS encoding conserved membrane hypothetical protein (Evidence 4 : Homologs of previously reported genes of unknown function) codes for MERLNQQSPLKRFLGMRGMGAALTAFGGFIVIYLAFGFINMKVFSLDNVLNLLRSMSKYLLIGIGQSYVLITGNIDLSIGSVVGMSAMISATLMAGGVPVLPAILITLVCCLAVGVVNGILVGKFQLPPFIATLGTMFVARGVAYMVNGNRNTNAISSGIGKEAGDAFQSFFYYGTTAFLYNTFWIALALFVVFFFLLSKTRTGRHIYAVGSNVDAAKLSGVNVVGTVTKTYLVSAFCSFVVGLILCAQAGMGNMEAGNMYEMYGVAAGVIGGVSPLGGTGLLLGTLAGAAVWQTLENGLSMITAPVGIQRIVIGVIVVFAVLLDVVVRKGAFTKRISSMKHIGTDAAAADPK; via the coding sequence ATGGAACGGTTAAATCAGCAGAGCCCCTTGAAACGTTTCCTGGGGATGCGCGGCATGGGCGCGGCCCTCACCGCGTTTGGTGGGTTCATCGTCATCTACCTCGCGTTCGGGTTCATCAACATGAAGGTGTTTTCCCTGGATAACGTGCTCAACCTCCTCAGATCCATGTCCAAATATCTGCTCATCGGCATCGGGCAGAGCTACGTACTTATTACCGGGAATATCGACCTGTCCATCGGCTCGGTGGTAGGCATGAGCGCCATGATCTCGGCCACGCTGATGGCCGGCGGTGTGCCGGTTCTCCCGGCCATCCTCATTACACTGGTCTGCTGCCTGGCGGTGGGGGTGGTGAACGGCATCCTGGTAGGCAAGTTCCAGCTCCCGCCCTTCATTGCCACCCTGGGCACCATGTTTGTTGCCCGCGGCGTGGCCTACATGGTCAACGGCAACCGCAACACCAACGCTATCTCCTCCGGCATCGGTAAGGAGGCGGGCGACGCGTTCCAGAGCTTCTTTTACTATGGCACTACCGCGTTCCTCTATAATACCTTCTGGATCGCCCTCGCCCTTTTCGTCGTGTTCTTCTTCCTGCTCAGCAAGACGCGCACGGGCCGCCACATCTACGCTGTGGGTTCCAATGTGGACGCGGCAAAGCTCTCCGGCGTCAATGTGGTGGGCACTGTCACCAAGACCTACCTGGTCAGCGCTTTCTGCTCCTTCGTGGTTGGACTTATCCTCTGCGCACAGGCCGGCATGGGCAACATGGAGGCCGGTAATATGTATGAGATGTACGGCGTTGCGGCGGGCGTCATCGGCGGCGTGTCCCCCCTGGGCGGCACGGGCCTACTGCTGGGCACCCTGGCCGGCGCCGCCGTATGGCAGACACTGGAGAACGGCCTCAGCATGATCACCGCCCCTGTTGGCATCCAGCGTATCGTTATCGGCGTCATCGTGGTGTTCGCCGTGCTGCTGGACGTGGTCGTCCGCAAGGGTGCGTTCACAAAGCGTATTTCCAGTATGAAGCACATAGGCACAGACGCGGCCGCCGCCGACCCAAAATAG